The following proteins are co-located in the Microcystis wesenbergii NRERC-220 genome:
- a CDS encoding DUF2834 domain-containing protein: MLTKIILGLLWLGFGLYAFLLAPPDQPDTVNLIIDLSTGKWQDINPLIIALFNLMGVWPIIYTSLLIIDGRDQKIIAWPFAFASFAVGAFAILPYLTLRQPNSNFTGKKNLVIKLLDSPWLGVIALITAAILIAYGLINGNWSDFWHQWQTSRFIHVMSLDFCLLTLLCPILLQDDLTRRGLKNPFLLPVISLLPLIGPAIYLIIRPRLGEN; the protein is encoded by the coding sequence ATGTTAACAAAAATTATTCTCGGTTTACTGTGGTTAGGCTTCGGATTATACGCTTTTTTACTAGCGCCCCCCGATCAACCAGATACAGTGAATTTAATTATCGATCTTTCCACTGGGAAATGGCAAGATATCAACCCGTTAATTATTGCTCTTTTTAACCTGATGGGAGTTTGGCCAATTATCTACACTAGCCTTTTAATTATCGATGGTCGTGACCAAAAAATCATCGCTTGGCCCTTTGCTTTTGCCTCCTTTGCTGTGGGTGCTTTCGCTATTTTACCCTATCTAACTCTCCGTCAACCTAATAGCAATTTTACTGGTAAAAAAAATCTGGTCATTAAACTTTTAGACTCACCTTGGTTGGGAGTAATTGCCCTAATTACTGCGGCAATTTTAATCGCTTACGGATTAATTAACGGCAATTGGTCTGATTTTTGGCATCAGTGGCAAACTAGCCGTTTTATTCATGTTATGAGTTTAGATTTCTGTCTTTTAACCCTATTATGTCCAATTTTGCTGCAAGATGATCTAACCCGACGGGGATTAAAAAATCCTTTCCTGTTGCCGGTAATTTCCCTATTGCCTCTAATCGGTCCGGCAATTTATTTAATTATTCGTCCTCGCTTAGGGGAGAATTAA
- a CDS encoding low molecular weight protein-tyrosine-phosphatase, protein MPYNWQFSDDSTSQFMPYKLLFVCLGNICRSPAAENIMTYLIEQEGLSNKILCDSAGTAGYHIGSPPDSRMNTAAKKRGIPLQGTARQFTREDFENFDLILAMDKSNYQDILSLDRTGKYQEKVKLMCDYARYHPEKEVPDPYYGGREGFDRVIELLLDSCGSLLEDVKNKI, encoded by the coding sequence ATGCCCTATAATTGGCAATTTAGTGATGATTCTACCAGTCAATTTATGCCCTATAAACTACTCTTCGTCTGTTTAGGAAATATCTGTCGTTCTCCCGCTGCCGAGAATATCATGACTTATCTGATTGAACAAGAAGGATTAAGCAATAAAATCCTCTGTGATTCCGCGGGAACTGCCGGTTATCATATCGGTTCTCCTCCCGATTCTCGCATGAATACGGCGGCCAAAAAACGCGGTATTCCTCTGCAAGGGACAGCTAGACAATTTACCCGCGAGGATTTCGAGAATTTTGATCTAATCTTAGCCATGGATAAATCCAATTATCAAGATATTTTATCCCTAGATCGGACAGGAAAATATCAAGAAAAGGTCAAGTTAATGTGTGACTATGCCCGTTATCACCCAGAAAAAGAAGTTCCCGATCCCTACTACGGTGGTCGTGAAGGTTTTGACCGCGTAATCGAGCTACTTTTAGACTCCTGTGGCAGTCTTTTGGAGGACGTAAAAAACAAAATTTAA
- a CDS encoding response regulator transcription factor, translated as MPLLILIADDDPGIRLAVKDYLELAGYSVVAASNGLEALNLLDTYHPHLLVSDIKMPRLDGYSLVTKVRQQPEFRLLPVIFLTERGSTEERIRGYQVGCDIYLPKPFEMEELKAVIRNLLERSQMVQSERQYQKLKPEESPKTRDVLTSSLQDDFKLTNREREVLEHLARGLSNIEIGQKLHLSSRTIEKYVSSLLRKTTTNNRAELVRFSLEHRLID; from the coding sequence ATGCCTCTTTTGATTCTAATTGCCGATGATGACCCCGGTATCCGCCTAGCGGTCAAAGACTATTTAGAATTAGCAGGTTATAGTGTGGTAGCGGCGAGTAATGGTTTGGAAGCTTTGAATTTATTGGATACCTATCATCCCCATCTTTTGGTATCGGATATCAAAATGCCGCGTTTAGACGGCTATTCTTTGGTGACTAAGGTGCGGCAACAGCCAGAATTTAGGTTATTACCAGTAATTTTTTTAACCGAAAGAGGGTCAACAGAGGAAAGAATTCGCGGTTATCAAGTGGGTTGTGATATCTATCTTCCTAAACCTTTTGAGATGGAGGAATTAAAAGCAGTTATTCGCAATCTTTTAGAGCGATCGCAAATGGTGCAAAGTGAACGTCAATATCAGAAATTAAAACCAGAAGAAAGTCCCAAAACTAGGGATGTTTTAACTTCTTCTTTACAGGACGATTTTAAGTTAACTAATCGCGAGCGGGAAGTGTTAGAACATTTAGCCCGGGGACTTTCTAATATTGAAATTGGGCAAAAACTGCATCTTAGTTCTCGCACGATCGAGAAATATGTTAGCAGTTTACTCAGAAAAACAACTACTAACAATCGCGCCGAATTGGTGCGTTTTTCCCTCGAACACAGATTAATCGATTAG
- a CDS encoding branched-chain amino acid ABC transporter permease, translated as MTDYLVSLTIWAGIYAIFALGLNLQWGFTGLINFGHVAFATLGAYATVLLTLQGVPMIFAAIVGALLGALLGLAIGFSTLRLRADYLAIVTIGVSELIRLLVLNEDWLTKGSFGLQRYPLPLDINPSFPVKLLIIALFTLLAIFALWQLGRNLQRQWREAGQISGKSYQPTQKRALIFWGLLGAIILLFLYINGVIALNDYNYKAGLMVVVLVLLALVYTGLELLLRSPWGRILKAIREDEEIPRALGKNVFWYKLQSLMLGGAIAGLAGAFLAWQLTTIYPTNFEPLLTFNAWIIIILGGSGSNAGTLLGAVIFWAYDSLTRFILPQLDIFNDSQLGALRIMIIGLLLMVLMIWRPQGILGKKEELTLGK; from the coding sequence ATGACAGATTATTTGGTTTCCCTGACAATTTGGGCGGGTATTTACGCGATTTTTGCCCTCGGTTTAAATCTACAATGGGGATTTACTGGCTTAATTAACTTTGGTCACGTTGCTTTTGCCACTTTAGGGGCTTATGCAACGGTTTTATTAACTTTACAGGGTGTACCGATGATTTTTGCCGCCATTGTCGGGGCGCTCCTAGGGGCATTGTTGGGATTGGCTATCGGTTTTTCCACCCTGAGATTAAGGGCCGATTATCTAGCGATTGTCACCATCGGGGTGTCTGAGTTAATTCGTTTGCTGGTGCTTAACGAGGATTGGTTAACGAAGGGTAGTTTCGGACTACAACGTTATCCCCTACCTTTGGATATAAATCCCAGTTTTCCCGTCAAATTATTAATTATTGCCCTGTTTACCCTGCTTGCTATCTTTGCTCTCTGGCAATTGGGGCGCAATCTGCAACGACAATGGCGCGAAGCCGGACAAATTAGCGGTAAAAGCTATCAACCGACGCAAAAGAGAGCTTTAATCTTTTGGGGGTTGTTAGGGGCGATAATACTGCTTTTTCTGTATATAAACGGCGTAATTGCCTTGAATGACTATAATTATAAAGCGGGGCTGATGGTGGTAGTTTTAGTCCTCCTCGCTCTCGTTTATACTGGTTTAGAATTACTTTTGCGATCGCCTTGGGGACGCATCCTCAAAGCTATCCGGGAAGATGAAGAAATTCCCCGGGCCTTGGGAAAAAATGTCTTTTGGTATAAGTTACAATCTTTGATGTTAGGCGGTGCGATCGCTGGTTTAGCCGGGGCTTTTTTAGCATGGCAATTAACCACTATTTACCCGACTAATTTTGAGCCGTTATTGACTTTTAACGCTTGGATTATTATCATTCTCGGTGGCTCTGGTAGCAATGCCGGCACCTTACTAGGAGCAGTAATTTTCTGGGCTTACGATTCCCTGACTCGCTTTATTCTGCCCCAATTAGATATTTTTAATGATAGCCAATTAGGGGCTTTACGGATTATGATTATCGGTCTGCTGCTCATGGTTTTAATGATCTGGCGCCCCCAGGGTATCCTCGGCAAAAAAGAGGAGTTAACTTTGGGAAAATAA
- a CDS encoding ABC transporter ATP-binding protein, translated as MLLSAKGLSKSFGGIRAVNNAYLDVPQGSITGLIGPNGAGKTTLFNLLSNFIRPDKGEVFLDGQPIHQLPPYQIALKGCVRTFQVARVLSRLTVLENMLLASPGQTGENFLKVWFQGAKIRQQEQENRAKALDILDSIGLGEKAHDYAGALSGGQRKLLEIGRALMTEPKLILLDEPAAGVNPTLIGQISDHIIEWNRQGITFLIIEHNMDVIMSLCHYVWVLAEGTNLADGIPSEIQKNERVLKAYLGD; from the coding sequence ATGTTACTTTCTGCCAAAGGATTATCGAAAAGTTTTGGAGGCATTCGCGCCGTCAATAATGCTTATTTGGACGTGCCGCAGGGCAGCATCACCGGGTTAATCGGGCCAAATGGAGCCGGCAAAACCACACTTTTTAACCTTTTATCTAATTTTATTCGCCCAGATAAAGGAGAAGTTTTTCTTGATGGTCAGCCCATTCATCAGCTGCCTCCCTATCAAATTGCCCTGAAAGGATGTGTGAGAACTTTTCAAGTAGCAAGGGTATTATCCCGATTAACGGTGTTAGAAAATATGCTCTTAGCTAGTCCGGGGCAAACGGGCGAAAATTTTCTCAAAGTCTGGTTTCAGGGGGCAAAAATTCGCCAACAGGAACAGGAAAATCGTGCCAAAGCTTTGGACATATTAGATTCGATCGGTCTGGGGGAAAAAGCGCACGATTATGCGGGGGCTTTATCGGGAGGACAGCGTAAATTATTAGAGATTGGCCGAGCGCTAATGACCGAGCCAAAATTAATTTTATTAGATGAACCGGCCGCCGGAGTTAATCCCACTTTAATCGGTCAAATCAGCGACCATATTATTGAATGGAATCGTCAGGGAATTACCTTTTTAATTATCGAGCATAATATGGATGTGATTATGTCCCTTTGTCACTACGTTTGGGTATTAGCAGAAGGGACAAATTTAGCCGATGGCATTCCCAGCGAAATCCAAAAAAACGAGCGGGTTTTAAAGGCTTATTTAGGAGACTAA
- the hisH gene encoding imidazole glycerol phosphate synthase subunit HisH, which translates to MTLIAVIDYDMGNLHSACKGLETVGAVPKITDSPLDLEKADAIVLPGVGSFDPAVRQIRSRHLEKPIKAAIANGKPFLGICLGLQILFDSSEEGQEAGLGIIPGTVRRFRSEPGITIPHIGWNQLDFTQPDHALWQGLPKHPHVYFVHSYYVDPLDSHLTAATVTHGSQTVTAAIARERLVAVQFHPEKSSTNGLKILANFVEQVQKLALVS; encoded by the coding sequence ATGACCTTAATCGCTGTCATCGATTACGACATGGGAAATCTGCACTCTGCCTGTAAAGGACTGGAAACCGTGGGTGCAGTGCCGAAAATTACCGATTCTCCCCTCGATCTGGAAAAAGCTGACGCTATTGTCTTACCCGGAGTCGGTTCTTTTGATCCTGCCGTCCGGCAAATTCGCAGCCGTCATCTAGAAAAACCAATCAAAGCGGCGATCGCTAATGGTAAACCCTTTCTCGGTATCTGTCTCGGTTTACAAATTCTCTTTGACTCATCGGAGGAAGGTCAAGAGGCGGGTTTAGGGATTATTCCGGGGACAGTGCGCCGTTTTCGCTCGGAACCAGGCATTACCATTCCCCATATAGGTTGGAATCAATTAGACTTCACCCAGCCGGATCATGCTCTTTGGCAGGGATTACCTAAGCATCCTCACGTCTATTTTGTCCATTCCTATTATGTTGATCCCCTTGATAGTCATCTGACTGCCGCCACCGTCACCCACGGCAGTCAAACGGTGACGGCAGCGATCGCTCGTGAGCGTTTGGTGGCGGTGCAGTTTCACCCCGAAAAATCCTCAACTAATGGCTTAAAAATTCTGGCTAACTTTGTTGAACAGGTGCAAAAATTAGCTTTAGTCTCCTAA
- a CDS encoding formylglycine-generating enzyme family protein, producing the protein MGEWLDFTDEVVTVNGKGEEIKREKVTNRGYKYFLSKKTFLEMISIPSGQYLIGAPKSELGWKSSQSPQSPVNVQAFCLSRYPITQRQWREVAKLEPVNIELNPYPAHFEGYDRPIEQINWWEAVEFCDRLSRLTGLNYRLPAEKEWEYACRGGTSTPFHFGPTISTDLANYSGVDWDYGGKVCSSGRYGEGSLGSDRRETTPVGMFAVANPFGLYDLHGNVREWCADYWRDNYEAATIEDRDRRVLRGGSWNDGPNKCRSAYRVKFLATAGLYDIGFRVVSDNSP; encoded by the coding sequence ATGGGAGAATGGTTAGATTTTACCGATGAGGTGGTCACTGTTAATGGCAAAGGTGAGGAAATTAAACGGGAAAAAGTCACTAATCGAGGTTATAAATATTTTTTAAGCAAAAAAACCTTTTTAGAAATGATTTCTATCCCTAGCGGTCAATACCTCATCGGTGCGCCCAAAAGCGAGTTAGGCTGGAAATCGAGTCAAAGTCCCCAATCTCCGGTTAATGTTCAGGCTTTTTGTCTGAGTCGCTACCCAATTACCCAACGACAATGGCGCGAGGTGGCAAAATTAGAACCGGTAAATATTGAACTTAATCCCTATCCGGCCCATTTTGAAGGTTACGATCGCCCCATAGAACAAATTAACTGGTGGGAAGCGGTGGAATTTTGCGATCGCCTATCCCGTCTCACGGGACTGAATTATCGTTTACCCGCAGAAAAAGAATGGGAATACGCTTGTCGGGGAGGTACATCAACCCCCTTTCACTTCGGCCCGACAATTTCCACTGATTTAGCCAACTATTCCGGGGTGGACTGGGATTATGGCGGGAAAGTGTGCAGTTCTGGTCGTTATGGGGAAGGTTCCCTAGGCAGCGATCGCAGAGAAACCACACCAGTGGGAATGTTTGCCGTCGCTAACCCTTTCGGACTCTACGACCTGCACGGAAATGTCAGGGAATGGTGTGCAGATTACTGGCGCGATAACTACGAAGCAGCCACAATAGAAGATAGGGACAGACGAGTTTTACGCGGGGGTTCCTGGAATGACGGCCCTAACAAATGTCGCTCGGCCTACCGGGTCAAATTTTTGGCTACTGCTGGACTCTATGATATCGGTTTTCGTGTTGTTAGCGATAATTCTCCTTAA
- a CDS encoding nucleotidyltransferase family protein translates to MKIELPQQIISEFCQKWQISEMCLFGSVLREDFRPDSDIDILVSFQDSVSWGLLEFSRMKRELENLLGRKVDLLTKKSIEQSHNWIRQREILETAQVIYVAG, encoded by the coding sequence TTGAAAATAGAACTACCCCAGCAAATAATCAGCGAATTTTGTCAGAAATGGCAGATATCTGAAATGTGTTTATTCGGATCGGTTTTGCGGGAAGATTTTCGTCCAGATAGCGATATTGATATACTGGTCAGTTTCCAAGATAGTGTTTCTTGGGGACTTCTGGAGTTTTCGAGGATGAAACGGGAATTAGAGAATTTATTGGGACGGAAAGTTGATTTGCTAACGAAAAAATCGATCGAGCAGAGTCATAATTGGATTCGTCAACGAGAGATTTTAGAGACAGCACAAGTGATTTATGTGGCGGGATAA
- a CDS encoding Uma2 family endonuclease → MIANFDHNYLSPEDYLATERIAKDKHEYIRGQTYAMAGASKAHGMIIINLATLLKNRLRGSGCLVYATAMKVRLEIANSYFYPDLVVTCDSRDNQSFSEDFIRYPRLVVEVLSPTTAAFDWGDKFADYRSLETLEEYVLISQERISVDCFRRNDEGFWVLYPYSKGADIYLASIDFHCAIKSLYEDITEIC, encoded by the coding sequence ATGATTGCTAACTTTGACCATAACTATCTTTCCCCGGAAGATTATTTAGCAACGGAGAGAATAGCCAAGGATAAACACGAATACATTCGCGGTCAAACCTACGCCATGGCTGGTGCAAGTAAAGCCCATGGTATGATTATTATCAACTTAGCCACACTTTTAAAAAACCGACTGCGGGGTAGTGGTTGTCTTGTCTATGCCACAGCTATGAAAGTTCGTCTAGAAATAGCTAATAGTTATTTTTATCCCGATCTTGTAGTTACTTGCGACTCGCGAGATAATCAGTCTTTCTCGGAAGATTTTATCCGTTATCCGCGCTTGGTTGTAGAAGTATTATCCCCCACTACTGCTGCCTTTGACTGGGGCGATAAATTTGCCGACTATCGTTCCCTTGAAACTTTAGAAGAATACGTTCTTATCAGTCAAGAACGCATCAGTGTGGATTGTTTTCGTCGCAATGACGAAGGATTCTGGGTTCTTTATCCCTACAGCAAAGGAGCAGATATTTATCTAGCTAGTATCGATTTTCACTGTGCGATCAAATCTTTATATGAAGATATAACAGAAATCTGTTAA
- a CDS encoding AEC family transporter, whose protein sequence is MLVILSAIIPVGFIILIGVIAGKILTVEVHSLSQITVYILAPALVIDGLYRTTLSGSNIGLILLGFALISLVMVIVVEIIASCLSLDADTRKSLMAAAVMPNNGNMGLPVASFALGAAGLERAIIYMIGSSILLFGISPAYLQGKSFLSGFRLVFQLPLIWSIFIGISFQTFSFHLPLQLDKSISYLGQAAIPLALIILGIQLSQQKLAIGKLELLGACLRLLVAPLLAVAIGNSLGLTGMDIKILILQSAMPTAVNTVILVTEFGGSATLMARTVVVTTLASFLTIPFFLWLLKVYL, encoded by the coding sequence ATGCTTGTCATCCTCTCCGCTATTATTCCAGTGGGTTTTATCATCCTCATCGGTGTGATAGCAGGAAAAATTCTCACTGTTGAAGTGCATTCCCTTTCCCAAATCACGGTGTATATTCTTGCTCCCGCTTTGGTGATTGATGGACTCTATCGCACCACTTTATCCGGCAGCAATATCGGCTTAATTCTCCTAGGCTTTGCCCTTATTTCACTGGTAATGGTGATTGTCGTCGAAATTATCGCCTCTTGTCTTAGTCTCGATGCTGATACCCGCAAAAGCCTCATGGCTGCCGCTGTGATGCCCAATAACGGTAATATGGGTTTACCTGTGGCTAGTTTTGCCCTGGGTGCGGCCGGACTGGAAAGAGCGATAATCTATATGATTGGCTCTAGTATTCTTTTATTTGGTATTAGTCCCGCTTATTTGCAAGGAAAAAGCTTTCTTTCAGGATTTCGCTTAGTTTTTCAATTGCCCTTAATCTGGTCAATTTTTATCGGCATTAGCTTTCAAACTTTCTCTTTTCATCTTCCCCTGCAATTAGATAAAAGTATTAGCTATCTAGGACAAGCGGCAATTCCTTTGGCTTTAATTATCCTAGGTATCCAATTATCTCAGCAAAAATTAGCGATCGGTAAATTAGAATTATTAGGGGCCTGTTTGCGTCTTTTAGTCGCTCCTCTTTTGGCAGTTGCCATCGGCAATAGTTTAGGATTAACTGGTATGGATATAAAAATTCTCATCCTACAGAGTGCCATGCCCACCGCCGTTAATACCGTCATTTTAGTCACAGAATTCGGTGGTTCGGCTACTTTAATGGCCCGCACAGTTGTGGTCACTACCCTTGCTAGTTTTCTGACTATTCCTTTCTTTCTTTGGTTATTAAAAGTCTATTTATAG
- a CDS encoding O-antigen ligase family protein: MKKIFCQGWEWNLILFSVFIAMILPELAGIGIIIVLIRVFTGNFRAIIQSRLNQGLGVVTLWLMISASLSPTPGDAWIGLGNFLPFFFFFSNIRQLIKKPSQLRQLAWVMVIPSVWVVVMGWGQIFLGWQKPEALKGIFTWPYGAGGEPLGRMSSVFMYANLLGAYLLITLILAIGLLILTWRQWHRQRNNLLNLKIGFLTLTIFIDSVGLFLSNSRNAWALAFLGCLIFALYLGWNALVAGFVLLGGVISLASWGPNPFRDSLRFLVPRAIWARLSDEMFPNRPLATLRSTQWRFTLEMTQERPLFGWGLRSFTPLYEKSQGLWLGHPHNLYLMLMAETGIIGLILLSVWVGWIYAQGWRLFIFLRQQKAGGELIIFTYLVAFGACVLFNLVDVTLSDVKINTIVWFLLAAIAGVSQGINYEL, translated from the coding sequence ATGAAAAAGATTTTTTGTCAAGGGTGGGAGTGGAATTTAATACTTTTTTCAGTTTTTATCGCCATGATCCTGCCGGAGTTGGCGGGTATCGGCATTATTATCGTGTTAATTAGGGTTTTTACCGGCAATTTTCGGGCAATTATCCAGTCACGTCTTAATCAAGGTCTCGGTGTCGTCACTCTTTGGTTGATGATTAGTGCCAGTCTTTCCCCAACTCCGGGGGATGCTTGGATTGGTTTAGGAAATTTTCTGCCTTTTTTCTTCTTTTTTAGCAATATTCGGCAATTAATTAAAAAACCCTCTCAATTGCGTCAACTAGCTTGGGTGATGGTTATTCCCTCGGTTTGGGTAGTGGTGATGGGATGGGGACAAATTTTTCTCGGTTGGCAAAAACCGGAAGCATTAAAAGGGATTTTTACCTGGCCCTACGGAGCGGGGGGCGAACCTTTAGGGCGAATGTCTTCGGTTTTTATGTATGCTAATCTTTTGGGGGCTTATTTACTGATAACTCTGATTTTAGCGATCGGTTTATTAATTCTAACTTGGCGGCAGTGGCACAGACAAAGAAATAACCTTTTAAATCTCAAAATCGGGTTTTTAACTTTAACTATATTTATCGACAGTGTAGGGCTGTTTTTAAGCAATTCTCGCAATGCTTGGGCCTTAGCCTTTTTAGGTTGCCTAATTTTCGCCCTTTATCTGGGTTGGAATGCCTTAGTCGCTGGTTTTGTCCTCTTGGGAGGGGTGATTTCCCTTGCTTCTTGGGGACCAAATCCTTTCAGGGATAGTCTGCGTTTTTTGGTTCCTAGGGCGATTTGGGCGCGATTATCCGATGAAATGTTCCCCAATCGCCCTCTAGCGACTCTCAGATCAACTCAATGGCGTTTTACTCTAGAAATGACCCAAGAAAGACCCCTATTCGGTTGGGGATTACGCAGTTTTACACCTCTCTACGAAAAAAGTCAGGGATTATGGTTAGGTCATCCCCATAATTTATATTTGATGTTAATGGCAGAAACGGGAATTATTGGCTTAATTTTATTGTCTGTTTGGGTGGGTTGGATTTATGCCCAAGGGTGGCGTTTATTTATCTTTCTAAGGCAACAAAAAGCCGGGGGTGAGTTAATTATCTTTACCTATCTGGTGGCCTTTGGTGCTTGCGTTTTATTTAATCTCGTCGATGTCACCCTCTCCGATGTCAAGATTAATACTATTGTTTGGTTTCTCTTGGCTGCTATTGCTGGGGTCAGTCAAGGGATAAATTATGAATTATGA
- a CDS encoding YaaW family protein, protein MDELRTALELATEEELQQITNILFCRRFNPLDYLRAPDAIAVQSQDWESWLDSVEDRFRYLAADGVTVLKGQTEKVSYRQILVRVCHFLKVPYSQKMPTTEIEAEIYLHLVNKAWKRLPPSEQKSLSIQIQKALADSRTPQPLPVHLQHNPLDIVLKGSSVIAVNSLLKPILLKHIAGQFALHFVRYQGAKTAVVQGGAIVNQIALQTAKQGMTRAAARYGAVRTVLSLVGPALWGWFIADLGWKAIATDYGRIIPTIFALAQIRLTREDCWQPA, encoded by the coding sequence TTGGACGAACTACGCACAGCTTTGGAGTTAGCCACCGAGGAGGAACTACAGCAAATCACTAACATCCTCTTTTGCCGTCGTTTTAACCCCCTCGATTATCTACGAGCGCCGGACGCAATCGCCGTTCAAAGTCAAGATTGGGAAAGTTGGTTAGATAGCGTCGAGGATCGTTTTCGTTATCTGGCTGCCGATGGTGTGACAGTATTAAAAGGTCAAACCGAAAAAGTTAGTTATCGTCAAATTCTCGTCCGTGTCTGTCATTTCCTCAAGGTTCCCTACTCCCAAAAAATGCCGACAACGGAAATTGAAGCGGAAATCTATCTTCATCTCGTTAACAAAGCGTGGAAACGTCTCCCCCCATCGGAACAAAAATCCCTCTCGATTCAAATTCAAAAGGCACTCGCGGATTCCCGCACTCCCCAACCCTTACCCGTTCACCTACAACACAATCCCCTCGATATTGTCCTGAAAGGTAGTAGCGTAATTGCGGTTAATTCTCTCCTAAAACCGATTCTGCTCAAACATATCGCCGGGCAGTTCGCTCTCCATTTTGTCCGCTATCAAGGGGCAAAAACTGCCGTAGTCCAGGGTGGGGCAATTGTTAATCAAATCGCCCTACAAACGGCTAAACAGGGCATGACTAGGGCGGCGGCCCGCTACGGAGCGGTCAGAACCGTGTTAAGTTTGGTAGGACCGGCTTTATGGGGTTGGTTTATTGCTGATCTCGGTTGGAAAGCGATCGCCACTGATTACGGCCGGATTATCCCGACTATTTTTGCCCTTGCCCAAATTCGTCTGACTCGTGAGGATTGTTGGCAACCTGCCTAG
- a CDS encoding NAD(P)/FAD-dependent oxidoreductase encodes MTNFSIKVGIIGAGLAGLTCARQLCDRGYTVKLFDKSRGIGGRLATRRVNRANQEMAVDHGLPFLTVQGEKTAALIDNLLRENLVTSWFDSSYVASSGINSVAKFLAKGLEIERDFLVTRLENRQEKWVLNNNGQIRGEFSVIVLAIPAPQAALLLENSHITTMPELRSIVYDPCLTVMAGYGDSLPAVTPSTAIAWLGLDSSKRQSSPDYVFVVHSSADFAVKYLDSEDLEAVKLDLLSRASLPLPDWSQLHRWRYALVRQGLAVPCLSVNSPLPLVACGDWCQGGDLSRNSSLETALTSGIAAANQVQQLLF; translated from the coding sequence GTGACAAATTTTTCGATTAAGGTTGGGATCATTGGTGCGGGTTTAGCTGGGTTAACCTGCGCTCGTCAGTTGTGTGATCGAGGTTATACTGTTAAGCTATTTGATAAGTCTAGAGGCATTGGTGGTCGTTTAGCCACACGACGGGTTAACCGAGCTAATCAAGAGATGGCTGTGGATCATGGCTTGCCTTTTTTGACTGTTCAGGGGGAAAAAACGGCGGCTTTAATTGATAATCTCCTGAGAGAGAATCTAGTTACTTCTTGGTTTGATTCTAGCTATGTTGCTTCTTCTGGCATCAATAGCGTGGCGAAATTTTTAGCTAAAGGTTTAGAAATTGAACGAGATTTTCTGGTTACTCGTCTGGAAAATCGTCAAGAAAAATGGGTTTTAAACAATAACGGTCAAATTCGGGGAGAGTTTTCGGTGATTGTCTTGGCTATTCCCGCCCCGCAAGCAGCGTTATTGTTAGAAAACTCTCATATAACTACTATGCCAGAATTGCGATCAATCGTTTACGATCCCTGTTTAACGGTAATGGCAGGTTATGGGGATTCTTTACCCGCAGTTACTCCCTCCACCGCCATCGCTTGGTTAGGACTTGATAGCAGTAAACGGCAATCATCCCCTGATTATGTCTTTGTTGTGCATAGTAGTGCCGATTTTGCGGTTAAATATCTCGATAGCGAGGATTTGGAAGCAGTTAAGCTAGATTTGCTCTCTCGTGCTTCTTTGCCTCTCCCGGATTGGTCTCAGCTGCACCGTTGGCGTTATGCTTTAGTCCGTCAGGGTTTAGCTGTACCCTGTTTAAGTGTTAATAGTCCTTTACCTCTGGTTGCCTGTGGTGATTGGTGTCAAGGGGGAGATTTATCGAGAAATTCTTCCCTAGAAACGGCCTTAACTTCTGGGATAGCGGCAGCTAATCAAGTTCAGCAGCTACTCTTCTAG
- a CDS encoding DUF7219 family protein: MEKFNSKDNFLYPKTSYRGLFTPQNLVFNANLQEFALRVSFIAGLHTGGKLTSTEAYEKINQLWQELNTSQKFLLANHFEDDGD, encoded by the coding sequence ATGGAAAAATTCAATTCTAAAGATAACTTTCTCTACCCTAAAACCAGCTACAGGGGTTTATTCACGCCACAAAATCTGGTTTTTAACGCTAACTTGCAGGAATTCGCCCTGAGAGTCTCTTTTATCGCTGGTTTACACACTGGGGGAAAGCTTACCTCCACGGAAGCTTACGAGAAAATTAACCAGCTTTGGCAAGAGTTGAATACCAGTCAAAAATTCCTACTAGCTAATCATTTTGAGGATGACGGAGATTGA